Proteins from one Ramlibacter sp. PS4R-6 genomic window:
- the trpD gene encoding anthranilate phosphoribosyltransferase, whose product MSITPQEALQRTIEHREIFHDEMLKIMRMIMSGELTPLMTAAIITGLRVKKETIGEITAAAQVMREFSTKVNVADKSKLVDIVGTGGDGSHTFNISTCSMFVAAAAGAKISKHGGRSVSSKSGSADVLESLGVNINLKPEQIAKSIEDVGIGFMFAPNHHPAMKNVAPVRKELGVRTIFNILGPLTNPASAPNILMGVFHPDLVGIQVRALQRLGAEHAIVVYGRDGMDEISLGAATMVGELKNGEISEYEIHPEDFGLPMASNRSFKVETPDQSKAILMSVLGNEPGAARDIVVFNAGAALYAANVAPSIEAGIAKARQAVESGAAKKKLEQLVQFTKAAG is encoded by the coding sequence ATGTCCATCACCCCGCAAGAAGCGCTGCAGCGCACGATCGAGCACCGCGAGATCTTCCACGACGAGATGCTCAAGATCATGCGCATGATCATGAGCGGCGAGCTCACGCCCCTCATGACGGCGGCCATCATCACGGGCCTGCGCGTGAAGAAGGAAACCATCGGCGAGATCACCGCGGCCGCCCAGGTGATGCGCGAGTTCTCCACCAAGGTCAACGTGGCGGACAAGTCCAAGCTGGTCGACATCGTCGGCACCGGCGGCGACGGCTCGCACACCTTCAACATCTCGACCTGCTCGATGTTCGTCGCGGCCGCGGCGGGCGCGAAGATCAGCAAGCACGGCGGGCGCAGCGTCTCCAGCAAGAGCGGCAGCGCCGACGTGCTGGAGAGCCTGGGCGTCAACATCAACCTCAAGCCCGAGCAGATCGCGAAGTCGATCGAGGACGTGGGCATCGGTTTCATGTTCGCGCCCAACCACCACCCGGCGATGAAGAACGTCGCGCCGGTGCGCAAGGAGCTGGGCGTGCGCACCATCTTCAACATCCTCGGCCCGCTGACCAACCCGGCGTCGGCGCCGAACATCCTCATGGGCGTGTTCCACCCAGACCTGGTGGGTATCCAGGTGCGCGCATTGCAGCGTCTCGGCGCCGAGCATGCGATCGTGGTCTACGGCCGCGACGGCATGGACGAGATCAGCCTGGGCGCCGCGACCATGGTCGGCGAGCTGAAGAACGGCGAGATCTCGGAGTACGAGATCCACCCGGAGGACTTCGGCCTGCCGATGGCCAGCAACCGCAGCTTCAAGGTCGAGACGCCCGACCAGTCGAAGGCGATCCTGATGTCGGTGCTGGGCAACGAGCCCGGCGCGGCGCGCGACATCGTGGTCTTCAACGCCGGTGCTGCGCTGTATGCGGCGAACGTCGCGCCGTCGATCGAGGCCGGCATCGCCAAGGCCCGCCAGGCGGTTGAAAGCGGTGCGGCGAAGAAGAAGCTCGAGCAGCTCGTGCAATTCACGAAGGCCGCGGGCTGA
- a CDS encoding LysE family translocator codes for MPDAQHLLLFVAAGILLNLTPGPDVLYIVTNSLRSGAKAGVVAALGINAGCFVHIFAAAVGVSTLLAASATAFTVLKWIGAAYLVWIGVKLLVARAPQAREDLRAIAQSQPALPLSSVFFGGFLTNALNPKVAIFFLAFVPQFIAPDTEHKALAFVALGTLFNVNSVFVNAGWALAAAWMATRESVQAGMHWLDRAAGAMFVAFGLKLALSDNPNS; via the coding sequence ATGCCTGACGCCCAGCACCTGCTGCTATTCGTCGCCGCCGGCATCCTGCTGAACCTCACGCCCGGGCCGGACGTGCTCTACATCGTCACGAACTCGCTGCGCTCGGGCGCGAAGGCCGGCGTGGTTGCCGCGCTCGGCATCAATGCCGGCTGCTTCGTGCACATCTTCGCGGCCGCGGTCGGCGTCAGTACCTTGCTCGCGGCTTCGGCAACGGCCTTCACCGTGCTGAAGTGGATCGGGGCGGCGTACCTGGTGTGGATCGGCGTGAAGCTACTGGTCGCGCGCGCGCCGCAAGCCCGCGAGGACCTGCGCGCCATCGCGCAGTCGCAGCCGGCGCTGCCGCTTTCCAGCGTGTTCTTCGGTGGGTTCCTCACCAATGCGCTGAACCCCAAGGTCGCGATCTTCTTCCTGGCTTTCGTGCCGCAGTTCATCGCGCCCGACACCGAGCACAAGGCGCTGGCCTTCGTCGCGCTGGGCACGCTGTTCAACGTGAACAGCGTCTTTGTCAACGCCGGCTGGGCGCTGGCCGCGGCGTGGATGGCCACGCGCGAGTCCGTGCAGGCCGGCATGCACTGGCTGGACCGCGCCGCCGGCGCGATGTTCGTCGCCTTCGGGCTGAAGCTGGCCCTGTCCGACAATCCCAATTCCTGA
- the ltaE gene encoding low-specificity L-threonine aldolase, giving the protein MTKTVDLRSDTVTQPTAGMREAMMAAPLGDDVFGDDPSVNALQDKIAALLGFEAALYVPTGTQGNLCAILSHCQRGDEYIVGQMQHCYRWEAGGGAVFGSVQPQPIAHQPDGTLALADIEANIKPDDPHFARTRLLALENTLGGQVIPMGYIEEATALAKRKGIARHLDGARLFNAAVAQAAQARTDARTEARRIAQCFDSVSVCFSKGLGAPAGSALCGSKELIARARRVRKMAGGAMRQAGVLAASASYALDHHVDRLAEDHALAQRLAAGLEGIEGLQVEAPHTNIVFVDLTGAARERSAQLLDHLKAQGVLATGLYRLRFVTHLDVDAAGVDRAVAAIRSCFHA; this is encoded by the coding sequence ATGACGAAGACCGTCGACCTGCGCAGCGACACCGTCACGCAGCCGACGGCGGGCATGCGTGAGGCCATGATGGCGGCGCCCCTGGGCGACGACGTGTTCGGTGACGACCCGAGCGTGAACGCGCTGCAGGACAAGATCGCCGCGTTGCTCGGCTTCGAGGCGGCGCTCTACGTGCCGACGGGCACGCAGGGCAACCTGTGCGCCATCCTGTCGCACTGCCAGCGGGGCGACGAATACATCGTCGGCCAGATGCAGCATTGCTACCGCTGGGAGGCCGGCGGCGGCGCGGTGTTCGGCAGCGTGCAGCCGCAGCCGATTGCGCACCAGCCGGACGGCACGCTGGCGCTGGCCGACATCGAGGCCAACATCAAGCCCGACGACCCGCACTTCGCGCGCACGCGCCTGCTGGCGCTGGAGAACACGCTGGGCGGGCAGGTGATCCCGATGGGCTACATCGAGGAAGCGACGGCGCTCGCGAAGCGCAAGGGCATCGCCCGGCACCTCGACGGCGCGCGCCTGTTCAATGCGGCGGTCGCGCAGGCGGCGCAGGCCCGCACCGATGCGCGGACCGAGGCGCGCCGCATCGCGCAATGCTTCGACTCCGTGTCGGTGTGCTTCAGCAAGGGCCTGGGTGCGCCCGCCGGGTCCGCGCTGTGCGGCTCGAAGGAGCTCATCGCCCGCGCGCGGCGCGTGCGCAAGATGGCGGGCGGTGCCATGCGCCAGGCGGGCGTGCTGGCGGCGTCGGCGTCGTACGCGCTGGACCACCATGTGGACCGCCTCGCCGAAGACCATGCGCTGGCGCAGCGACTGGCCGCCGGCCTCGAGGGCATCGAGGGCCTGCAGGTCGAGGCGCCGCACACCAACATCGTGTTCGTCGACCTCACCGGTGCGGCGCGCGAGCGTTCGGCGCAGCTGCTCGACCACCTGAAGGCGCAAGGCGTGCTCGCCACGGGCCTGTACCGCCTGCGCTTCGTCACGCACCTGGACGTCGATGCCGCGGGCGTCGACCGCGCGGTCGCGGCCATCCGGAGCTGCTTCCATGCCTGA
- a CDS encoding anthranilate synthase component II, translating into MKLVMIDNYDSFTYNLVQYFGELGAGVEVFRNDEIDVAGVAARQPDLLVVSPGPCSPAEAGISVEAIRHFAGKLPILGVCLGHQAIGAAFGGKIVRAQQLMHGKTSVITTTREGVFADLPEKFTVNRYHSLAIEKETSPKVLKTTAWTDDGEIMGVRHTELPIQGVQFHPESILTEHGHAMLRNFLEQKA; encoded by the coding sequence ATGAAGCTCGTGATGATCGACAACTACGACAGCTTCACCTACAACCTGGTGCAGTATTTCGGCGAGCTCGGCGCCGGCGTCGAGGTCTTCCGCAACGACGAGATCGACGTGGCCGGCGTGGCGGCGCGCCAGCCGGACTTGCTCGTGGTCTCGCCGGGCCCGTGCTCGCCCGCGGAAGCGGGCATCTCGGTGGAGGCGATCCGCCATTTCGCCGGCAAGCTGCCCATCCTCGGCGTGTGCCTGGGGCACCAGGCGATCGGCGCGGCCTTCGGCGGCAAGATCGTCCGGGCGCAGCAACTGATGCATGGCAAGACCAGCGTGATCACCACGACGCGCGAAGGCGTGTTCGCGGACCTGCCCGAGAAATTCACCGTGAACCGCTACCACTCGCTCGCGATCGAGAAGGAAACCTCGCCGAAGGTGCTCAAGACCACGGCGTGGACGGACGACGGCGAGATCATGGGCGTGCGGCACACCGAGCTGCCGATCCAGGGCGTGCAGTTCCATCCCGAGTCCATCCTCACCGAGCACGGCCACGCCATGCTGAGGAATTTCCTGGAGCAGAAGGCATGA
- a CDS encoding chorismate mutase, protein MNCSSMAEVRANIDALDEQIVALLARRTGFVAQAARIKGDESQIVDKARIEYIVNRVKRQAAGLGAPDDVVEAAYRALIDASIAFERRQFALLRGKAVS, encoded by the coding sequence ATGAACTGCAGCAGCATGGCCGAGGTCCGCGCCAACATCGACGCGCTGGACGAGCAGATCGTCGCGCTGCTGGCGCGGCGCACGGGCTTCGTCGCGCAGGCCGCGCGCATCAAGGGCGACGAATCGCAGATCGTCGACAAGGCGCGCATCGAGTACATCGTGAACCGCGTGAAGCGCCAGGCGGCGGGCTTGGGCGCACCGGACGACGTGGTCGAGGCGGCGTACCGCGCCCTCATCGACGCGTCCATCGCGTTCGAGCGCCGCCAGTTCGCGCTGCTGCGCGGGAAGGCCGTGTCATGA
- the trpE gene encoding anthranilate synthase component I produces MITELEFKSLASQGFNRIPLIAEAFADLETPLSLYLKLAHARGSGTHSFLLESVVGGERFGRYSFIGLPARTLLRATGFGGDAVTQVVTDGNVVETARGNPLDFIEAYQKRFKVALRPGLPRFCGGLAGYFGYDTVRYIEKKLEQSCPTDTLGCPDILLLQCEELAVIDNLSGKLYLIVYADPSQAEAFANGKRRLRELKEQLKYSVSAPVVKQTQNYPVEREFAKADYIAAVERSKELIAAGDFMQVQVGQRIKKRYTESPLSLYRALRSLNPSPYMYYYHFGDFQVVGASPEILVRQENTPEGQKVTIRPLAGTRPRGASPENDKAVEQELVTDPKERAEHVMLIDLARNDIGRIAKTGSVKVTEAFTVERYSHVMHIVSNVEGILKDGMSNMDVLKATFPAGTLTGAPKVHAMELIDQLEPSKRGLYGGACGYLSYAGDMDVAIAIRTGIVKDQTLYVQAAAGVVADSVPELEWKETEAKARALLRASELVEEGLE; encoded by the coding sequence GTGATCACCGAACTCGAATTCAAGAGCCTTGCGTCGCAAGGCTTCAACCGCATCCCGCTGATCGCCGAGGCGTTCGCGGACCTCGAAACCCCGCTGTCCCTGTACCTGAAGCTCGCGCACGCGCGCGGCTCGGGCACGCACAGCTTCCTGCTCGAATCGGTAGTCGGCGGCGAACGCTTCGGGCGCTACAGCTTCATCGGCCTGCCGGCGCGCACGCTGCTGCGCGCCACGGGCTTCGGCGGCGACGCGGTCACGCAGGTGGTGACCGACGGCAACGTCGTGGAGACCGCGCGCGGCAACCCGCTGGACTTCATTGAGGCCTACCAGAAGCGCTTCAAGGTGGCGCTGCGTCCCGGCCTGCCGCGCTTTTGCGGCGGCCTGGCCGGCTATTTCGGCTACGACACGGTGCGCTACATCGAGAAGAAGCTGGAGCAGTCGTGCCCCACCGACACGCTGGGCTGCCCCGACATCCTGCTGCTGCAATGCGAGGAGCTGGCGGTCATCGACAACCTGTCGGGCAAGCTGTACCTGATCGTCTACGCCGACCCGTCGCAGGCCGAGGCCTTCGCCAACGGCAAGCGGCGCCTGCGCGAGCTGAAGGAGCAGTTGAAGTACTCCGTGAGCGCGCCGGTCGTGAAGCAGACGCAGAACTACCCGGTGGAGCGCGAGTTCGCCAAGGCGGACTACATCGCCGCCGTGGAGCGCTCCAAGGAGCTGATCGCCGCCGGGGACTTCATGCAGGTGCAGGTGGGCCAGCGCATCAAGAAGCGCTACACCGAGTCGCCGCTGTCGCTGTACCGCGCGCTGCGCTCGCTCAACCCCAGCCCGTACATGTACTACTACCACTTCGGCGATTTCCAGGTGGTGGGCGCCTCGCCCGAAATCCTGGTGCGGCAGGAGAACACGCCCGAGGGCCAGAAGGTCACGATCCGCCCGCTCGCCGGCACGCGCCCGCGCGGGGCGTCGCCGGAGAACGACAAGGCGGTGGAGCAGGAGCTCGTCACCGACCCCAAGGAGCGCGCCGAGCACGTGATGCTGATCGACCTGGCCCGCAACGACATCGGGCGCATCGCCAAGACCGGCAGCGTGAAGGTGACCGAGGCCTTCACGGTCGAGCGCTACAGCCACGTGATGCACATCGTGAGCAACGTCGAAGGCATCCTGAAGGACGGCATGAGCAACATGGACGTGCTCAAGGCCACGTTCCCCGCGGGCACGCTCACCGGCGCGCCCAAGGTGCACGCGATGGAGCTGATCGACCAGCTGGAGCCGAGCAAGCGCGGCCTGTACGGCGGCGCGTGCGGCTACCTCAGTTACGCGGGCGACATGGACGTGGCGATCGCCATCCGCACCGGGATCGTCAAGGACCAGACGCTCTACGTGCAGGCGGCGGCCGGCGTGGTGGCCGATTCGGTGCCGGAGCTCGAATGGAAGGAAACCGAGGCCAAGGCGCGGGCGCTGCTGCGCGCGAGCGAGCTGGTCGAGGAGGGGCTGGAATGA
- a CDS encoding chalcone isomerase family protein encodes MRFVVRAFAALAAFACITASAQVTLAGAKFDPEANLGGQKLLLNGAGVRFKAMFKVYAIGLYTPKKTTKNDEVLDVKTAKRLQLVALRDVGGDEFGKLFTRALEENATREEFSKSINAVIRMGQIFADQKQFTKGDVVMIDYVPGTGLTITAKNKPAEVFKEPQFSSMMYKIWFGAHPPDTNLQKALLGEQNYTNTNL; translated from the coding sequence ATGCGCTTCGTTGTCCGCGCATTCGCGGCGCTTGCCGCGTTCGCCTGCATCACCGCCTCCGCCCAGGTCACCCTGGCGGGCGCCAAGTTCGACCCCGAGGCCAACCTGGGCGGCCAGAAGCTGTTGCTCAATGGCGCCGGCGTGCGCTTCAAGGCCATGTTCAAGGTCTACGCCATCGGCCTGTACACACCGAAGAAGACCACGAAGAACGACGAGGTGCTCGACGTGAAGACGGCCAAGCGCCTGCAGCTGGTGGCGCTGCGCGACGTCGGCGGCGACGAGTTCGGCAAGCTGTTCACGCGCGCACTGGAGGAGAACGCCACGCGCGAGGAGTTCTCCAAGTCCATCAATGCGGTGATCCGCATGGGCCAGATCTTCGCGGACCAGAAGCAGTTCACGAAGGGCGACGTGGTGATGATCGACTACGTGCCGGGCACGGGCCTGACCATCACGGCCAAGAACAAGCCGGCGGAAGTGTTCAAGGAGCCGCAGTTCTCCAGCATGATGTACAAGATCTGGTTCGGCGCGCACCCGCCCGACACCAACCTGCAGAAGGCCCTGCTCGGCGAGCAGAACTACACCAACACCAACCTCTAG
- the gph gene encoding phosphoglycolate phosphatase (PGP is an essential enzyme in the glycolate salvage pathway in higher organisms (photorespiration in plants). Phosphoglycolate results from the oxidase activity of RubisCO in the Calvin cycle when concentrations of carbon dioxide are low relative to oxygen. This enzyme is a member of the Haloacid Dehalogenase (HAD) superfamily of aspartate-nucleophile hydrolase enzymes (PF00702).), with protein MEARAFSVDAAIVDLDGTLVDTLGDFEAALNATLRELALPAIAAHAIEPLVGRGSEHLIRAVLAHVGAAAALYEPAWDAYQRHYLAVNGEHSRVYPGAVEGLVSLKRRGLRLACLTNKPGDFARPLLHAKQLAGYFDVVFGGDAFERKKPDPLPLVRTCEALGFSPARTLMVGDSSNDARAARAAGCPVVLVTYGYNHGEPVRAVDADGFVDSLAQLPALVA; from the coding sequence TTGGAAGCACGCGCCTTTTCCGTCGACGCTGCCATCGTCGACCTCGACGGCACCCTGGTGGACACGCTCGGCGACTTCGAGGCCGCGCTCAACGCCACGCTGCGCGAGCTGGCGCTGCCCGCGATCGCCGCGCACGCCATCGAACCCCTGGTGGGGCGCGGCTCGGAACACCTGATCCGCGCGGTGCTGGCGCACGTCGGCGCCGCGGCCGCGCTCTACGAGCCCGCGTGGGACGCCTACCAGCGCCACTACCTCGCCGTGAACGGCGAACATTCGCGCGTCTATCCGGGAGCGGTCGAAGGTCTCGTGTCGCTCAAGCGCCGCGGCCTGCGCCTGGCCTGCCTGACCAACAAGCCGGGTGACTTCGCGCGCCCGCTGCTCCACGCCAAGCAACTCGCGGGCTACTTCGACGTGGTGTTCGGCGGCGATGCCTTCGAGCGCAAGAAGCCGGACCCGCTGCCGCTCGTGCGCACCTGCGAGGCGCTGGGCTTCTCACCCGCGCGCACGCTGATGGTGGGCGATTCGAGCAACGACGCGCGCGCCGCACGCGCGGCCGGCTGCCCGGTGGTGCTGGTGACCTACGGCTACAACCACGGCGAGCCGGTGCGCGCGGTCGATGCCGACGGCTTCGTCGACTCGCTCGCGCAGCTGCCGGCGCTGGTCGCCTAG
- a CDS encoding catalase: MPQSKQESQRRAKANEAAAAKLKQLEAFAEPSEGALTTPDGIAVTDNHGSLRAGTRGPLLAEDFFLRDKLAHFERERIPERVVWARGAGAHGYFELTRPLGEYTSAGFLNDAGVRTPVFVRFSNLTGSQGSADTVRDMRGFAVKFYTREGNWDLVGANMPVFFVQDAMKFPDLVHALKPEPHHGMPQASSAHDTFWDFASLMPESTHALMWLMSDRALPRSWRMMDGFGVHAFRFVNAHGVPHFVKFHWKARLGRHALLQAEARRIAGLDADFLRRDLWDAIEQGCFPEWELALQLIPEAKAASLGFDLLDPTKLVPEELVPPLVVGKLVLNRNPDDFFAESEQVAFHPGRLVPGIEFTGDPLLQGRLMSYTGSQMARLGGPNYAQLPINRPVCPVHAFHRDGAHRTAIGQGAVSYEPSSLATGAEVRVDGGREAPQPHANGVEARTRLRANEFDDHFSQASFFWNSVSPAERDHIVGAFQHELAQVRVPAIRQRVVDNLAHVDSRLARKVAEAVGAAAPDAKAAAGRAGFRELRLKLPIETSPALAMENGNGHGIATRRVAVLVAPGVEVGALRALQQALEEARARCILLAERIGSVATAAGQQLQVDESLCSSASVLFDAVIVPGGAACVEALAANGHAMHFIHEAFKHGKTVCVIGDALKLLEPLGLGDAQAAAAVAGVIVGRNDPPSRVQLVQDFLAALARHRHWTRAHLDRVAA; the protein is encoded by the coding sequence ATGCCCCAATCGAAGCAGGAGAGCCAGCGCCGCGCGAAAGCGAACGAGGCTGCAGCCGCCAAGCTGAAGCAGCTCGAAGCCTTCGCCGAGCCGTCCGAAGGCGCGCTCACCACGCCCGACGGCATCGCCGTCACCGACAACCACGGCTCGCTGCGCGCGGGCACGCGCGGGCCGCTGCTCGCCGAGGACTTCTTCCTGCGCGACAAGCTCGCGCACTTCGAGCGCGAACGCATCCCCGAGCGCGTGGTGTGGGCGCGCGGCGCCGGCGCGCACGGGTACTTCGAGCTGACGCGCCCCCTGGGGGAATACACGAGCGCGGGCTTCCTGAACGACGCGGGGGTGCGCACGCCGGTGTTCGTGCGCTTCTCCAACCTCACGGGCTCGCAGGGCTCGGCCGACACCGTGCGCGACATGCGCGGCTTCGCCGTCAAGTTCTACACGCGCGAGGGCAACTGGGACCTGGTCGGCGCCAACATGCCGGTGTTCTTCGTGCAGGACGCCATGAAGTTCCCGGACCTGGTGCACGCGCTCAAGCCCGAGCCGCACCACGGCATGCCGCAGGCCTCCAGCGCGCACGACACCTTCTGGGACTTCGCCTCGCTCATGCCCGAGAGCACGCACGCGCTGATGTGGCTGATGTCCGACCGCGCGCTGCCGCGCAGCTGGCGCATGATGGACGGCTTCGGCGTGCACGCCTTCCGCTTCGTCAACGCGCACGGCGTGCCGCACTTCGTCAAGTTCCACTGGAAGGCCAGGCTGGGGCGCCACGCGCTGCTGCAGGCCGAAGCGCGCCGCATCGCCGGGCTGGACGCCGATTTCCTGCGCCGCGACCTGTGGGATGCGATCGAGCAGGGCTGCTTCCCGGAATGGGAACTGGCCCTGCAGCTGATCCCGGAAGCCAAGGCCGCGTCACTCGGCTTCGACCTGCTCGACCCGACCAAGCTCGTGCCCGAGGAACTCGTGCCGCCGCTGGTCGTCGGCAAGCTGGTGCTCAACCGCAACCCCGACGACTTCTTCGCCGAAAGCGAGCAGGTGGCTTTCCACCCGGGGCGGCTGGTGCCGGGCATCGAATTCACGGGCGACCCGCTGCTGCAGGGGCGGCTCATGTCGTACACCGGCAGCCAGATGGCGCGCCTGGGCGGCCCGAACTACGCGCAATTGCCCATCAACCGGCCGGTGTGCCCCGTGCACGCGTTCCACCGCGACGGCGCGCACCGCACGGCGATCGGGCAGGGCGCCGTCTCGTACGAGCCGAGCTCGCTGGCCACCGGCGCCGAAGTGCGCGTCGACGGCGGGCGCGAGGCGCCGCAGCCGCACGCGAACGGTGTCGAGGCGCGCACGCGCCTGCGCGCCAACGAGTTCGACGACCACTTCAGCCAGGCCTCGTTCTTCTGGAACAGCGTGAGCCCGGCCGAGCGCGACCACATCGTGGGCGCCTTCCAGCACGAGCTGGCGCAGGTGCGCGTGCCCGCCATCCGCCAGCGCGTGGTCGACAACCTGGCGCACGTCGATTCGCGCCTGGCGCGCAAGGTCGCCGAGGCGGTGGGCGCCGCGGCCCCCGACGCGAAGGCCGCTGCCGGGCGCGCGGGCTTTCGCGAGCTGCGCCTGAAGCTGCCGATCGAAACGTCGCCGGCGCTGGCCATGGAAAACGGCAACGGCCACGGCATCGCGACGCGGCGCGTGGCCGTGCTGGTGGCGCCGGGCGTCGAGGTGGGCGCGTTGCGCGCCTTGCAGCAAGCGCTCGAAGAAGCCCGGGCGCGCTGCATCTTGCTGGCCGAGCGCATCGGCAGCGTCGCGACGGCCGCCGGCCAGCAGCTGCAGGTCGACGAGTCGCTGTGCTCCAGCGCGTCGGTGCTGTTCGACGCCGTCATCGTGCCGGGCGGGGCCGCCTGCGTCGAAGCGCTGGCCGCCAACGGGCACGCCATGCATTTCATCCACGAGGCCTTCAAGCACGGCAAGACGGTGTGCGTGATCGGCGATGCGCTGAAGCTGCTGGAGCCGCTGGGCCTGGGCGACGCGCAGGCCGCCGCCGCGGTGGCCGGCGTGATCGTCGGCCGCAACGACCCGCCCTCGCGCGTGCAGCTGGTGCAGGACTTCCTGGCGGCGCTGGCGCGCCACCGGCACTGGACGCGCGCGCACCTGGACCGCGTCGCGGCCTGA